One Pseudochaenichthys georgianus chromosome 4, fPseGeo1.2, whole genome shotgun sequence DNA window includes the following coding sequences:
- the LOC117445898 gene encoding uncharacterized protein, with protein sequence MTLPWRVCHRSVSPSTHRTASCSIGTASWSPHPSVGESFSISMPPTREPQHARAIVYWPGMSGDIQDTRDGCADCNRNAPSQAATPPLPSSPPSTPFEAVFADFFDYGGRHYLVVGDRLSGWVEVLSSTAGTALVGSAGLVQHLRSFFATFGVPEELSSNGGPEFKTSHTEDFLCLWHVKHRVSSVSFPQSNGRAEVAVKTAKRLLMSNTGPSGGLDQDRFLRAMLQLRNMPDPDCNLSPAQIIFGRPLRGSLSFVNRLEKFSNPHIRLLWREAWVAKEDALRTRMSRTTESLGTHSRPLRPLALGERVFLQNQQGPHKWDRSGIVVESPGHDQYRIRVDGSGRLTLRNRRFLRAYTPATTCAREQPAAPLPPPAALDHQPPPIHPGWATPQGIAQRPAVGPCDSAMGASPPAPAGEASSDLTVPTGAFLGAPVPQSPPMLPQPTRPGRVRRPPARYEPESGSWI encoded by the coding sequence ATGACCCTGCCCTGGCGAGTCTGTCATCGGTCTGTGAGTCCATCTACACACAGGACGGCGTCCTGCTCTATCGGGACCGCATCGTGGTCCCCCCATCCCTCCGTGGGAGAGTCCTTCAGCATCTCCATGCCGCCCACCAGGGAACCTCAGCATGCCCGAGCCATAGTTTACTGGCCCGGGATGTCCGGGGACATTCAGGACACCAGGGACGGATGTGCAGACTGCAACCGCAATGCTCCGTCACAGGCGGCTACACCCCCCCTGCCGTCCTCACCCCCGTCCACGCCATTTGAGGCGGTGTTTGCTGACTTCTTCGACTATGGGGGCCGCCACTACCTAGTTGTCGGGGACCGTCTCTCGGGCTGGGTAGAGGTCCTGAGCTCTACGGCGGGTACTGCCCTGGTGGGCTCAGCTGGCCTGGTCCAACACCTCCGTTCATTCTTCGCCACCTTCGGCGTACCGGAGGAGCTCTCGAGCAATGGTGGTCCGGAATTCAAGACGAGCCACACTGAGGACTTCCTCTGCTTATGGCACGTCAAACACCGTGTGTCGTCCGTTAGCTTCCCGCAGTCGAATGGGAGGGCAGAAGTTGCAGTTAAGACCGCTAAGCGCCTCCTGATGTCCAACACCGGCCCGTCGGGCGGCCTTGATCAGGACCGCTTCCTGCGTGCTATGCTGCAGCTGCGAAACATGCCTGACCCCGACTGCAACCTCTCGCCAGCGCAGATCATCTTCGGCCGCCCCCTTCGTGGCTCGCTCTCCTTCGTGAACCGCCTCGAGAAGTTCTCGAACCCGCACATCCGCCTGCTATGGCGCGAGGCATGGGTGGCGAAGGAGGATGCCCTTCGGACCCGTATGTCCCGTACCACCGAGTCCCTGGGGACTCACTCAAGACCGCTCCGCCCATTGGCACTCGGCGAAAGGGTATTCCTCCAGAACCAGCAAGGCCCCCATAAATGGGACAGGTCAGGGATCGTGGTGGAGTCGCCGGGCCACGACCAGTATCGGATCAGGGTTGACGGTTCGGGACGTTTGACACTGCGCAACCGGCGCTTCCTCCGTGCCTATACGCCGGCCACAACCTGTGCCCGTGAGCAGCCGGCTGCGCCCTTGCCGCCGCCCGCTGCTCTGGACCATCAGCCCCCACCTATCCACCCGGGCTGGGCGACGCCCCAGGGGATCGCTCAGCGGCCGGCTGTTGGACCCTGCGACTCGGCTATGGGCGCTTCCCCACCGGCACCTGCTGGTGAGGCGTCCTCTGACCTCACCGTTCCTACGGGTGCCTTCCTGGGTGCACCGGTGCCACAGTCGCCGCCGATGCTGCCCCAGCCTACTCGGCCAGGCCGCGTGAGGAGGCCGCCTGCACGTTACGAGCCCGAGTCCGGCAGCTGGATTTAG